Within Gammaproteobacteria bacterium, the genomic segment TAAACGAATAGCATCTGTAACTTGAGCTAATGGTGTCGTCGTTTGTGGTTCAAGATCTGTCACTTTGATGACATGATAACCGAACTCTGATTTTACCAGTGGTGATACCTGCCCTTTCGTGAGTGCAAATGCAGCACGTTCAAATTCAGGATCCATCACACCTGGTTCGATCCAGTCCAGATCACCACCGTTTTCGCCACTAAAGCTATCATCTGATAACTCTTTAGCTAATTGTGCAAACTCTGCGCCAGCGTTAAGCTTATCAAGTACAGATTGTGCTTTTGCTTTATCAGCCGCATCGTCACTAGAAGTCGCGATTAAGATATGTGATACCTTACGACGTGCATCAGTTTGATACTGGGTAATGTTTTCTTCATAGGCCGCTTGAATCGCGTCATCGTTAACGCTAACTTGATCCATTAGATCGGCTACTTTCAATTCAACATATTGTAAACTAACTAGTTCCTGAGTTTTAAACTGACCATTGTTTAGTTCATAATAATCACTAATTTGTTGTTCTGAAATATCGATGTCATGATTGAAATCTTGTGTCTTTAATTCTATATAACGAATATCACGCAGCTGTTGCTCTAATGTCGCTGTCGCAAGACTTTCATTTTCTAGGACAAAGTCAGTTCCAATCACGGCAGTCATTAATTGCTGACGAGTCATGTCTAGGCGAAGTTTTTCGCGGAACTGCTCAACACGATAACCGGCGCGACGAATTAAACTTAAATAACGATCGTTGTCAAATTGACCGTCAACTTGAAATTCAGGCATGGCAACAATGGCTTGTTTAATTTCGTCATTGCCCACTCTCAAGCCCATTTTTTGAGCCATCTGTTCAATTAACTGATCAGCAACTAATCGCTCAAGCACGCCTTGACGGATCCGAGCCATATAGGCATCGTCAGATGAAATTGCTTGAAACATTTCGCCAAATTGGTTTTGCAAGCGAGAACGTTCTTGCTGAAATTGTTGCTCTAGTTCAGCCGAACTGATTTCGACGCCATTAACAACTGCTGCGGGTACTGCGGTGCTGCTGCCTAAATAGCTACCAATACCTGCGAGGGCAAATGATAAAATCACAACACCAAGAATTGATTTGGCAACAATCCCTTGCGAACCATCACGTATTTTTTCTAACATTTGAGCCTCTTCCTACTTATTTTATCCATTTAACTTTTAACCAGTTTGCCAGCTATATTTTGGCGCATTGAACAGCCATCGGTTCAATTAAACGGGTCAAAAAACATTTAATAACAACGGAATATATTACCAGTAAAATCTAGTGTAAGCCATCTAAAACCCTGGTTTTAGATATGCAAAAAGCCGCTTTAATAGCGGCTTTTTCTTAGCTGATTGAAGTTATCAATCTTAGCTATTTACTGCATCTTTAAGAGCTTTACCGGCTTTAAAAGCTGGTACATTAGCCGCTGCAATTTTAATTTCAGCACCCGTTTGTGGGTTACGGCCAGTGCGAGCTGCACGTTGGCGAACTTCGAACGTTCCAAAACCAACTAGAGAAACTTTATCGTCTTCTTTTAATGCGCCAGTAACTGCGTCGATGAAAGAGTCCAGTGCACGGCCAGCTGCCGCTTTAGAGATATCTGCACCACTTGCAATTTGGTCAATTAGTTCCGATTTATTCATGTTATCCCCTTCAATTTTTCTTGTTACAGCAGCTTAATTTCCTGAGCTGTGTCTTTATATTATTAGGTAAATAAAATTCACCTAGCTTAAAAAAGTGTCCGTTCTGTCCTGAATACAGCCAAGCTATATCAAGCTATAGCAGGTTATCAGAGCAATTCGACAGAAGCTAGGCTACCACAATTTTTACTATTTAAAACTACTTTTTTAGCTATTTGGTGTTTTTTATCTATTTATTCTGCATTTCTGTTGTATTTTGAGCACTTTGTACCGAAAAACCTTGTGGATCATGCTCTAACGCCAGTGTTAATACCTCATCAATCCAACGAACAGGGAAAATTTCCAAGTCGCCGATGACATTTGCCGGAATTTCTTCAAGGTCTCTTTCATTCTCAAATGGGATTAAAACGCGTTTAATTCCACCACGATGGGCTGCTAATAGTTTCTCTTTTAAGCCACCAATCGGCAATACTTCACCGCGCAAGGTAATTTCACCTGTCATGGCGACATCAGCACGCACCGGATTACCGGTTAAACTAGAAACTAAGGCGGTACACATTGCGATGCCAGCACTCGGGCCATCTTTAGGCGTAGCGCCTTCGGGCACATGCACATGAATATCGCGTTTTTCGTAGAAATCAGAATTAATCCGCAGCTTATCTGCACGCGAGCGCACCACCGTCATCGCTGCTTGAATTGATTCTTTCATGACATCACCAAGCGAACCGGTGTAGTTGAGTTTGCCTTTACCAATCACAGATGCTGTCTCAATGGTCAGTAGCTCGCCACCAACTTCGGTCCATGCTAGGCCAATAACTTGACCAATCTGACTTTTTTCACCGGCTTTGCCATAATCAAAACGTTGAACACCCAAGAATTCATTCAGGTTTTCACCGTCAACAATAACTTTGCCTGTGACTTTCTTAAGTAAAATTCTCTTGACCGCTTTACGACAAATTTTTGATATTTCACGCTCTAACGAACGAACTCCGGCCTCACGAGTATAATAACGAATAATACCCATAATCGCGCTTTCGGTTATTTCGATTTCTGTGCTTTTTAGGCCGTTACGTTCAATTTGTTTTTGCAATAAATGTTTAATGGCGATATTAAGTTTTTCATCTTCGGTGTAACCCGATAATCGGATTACTTCCATGCGGTCAAGCAAAGGGCCTGGAATGTTCATTGAGTTAGACGTCGCGACAAACATTACATCTGACAAATCATAATCGACTTCAAGATAGTGATCATTAAAGCTATTGTTTTGCTCTGGATCCAACACTTCAAGTAAGGCAGAAGCGGGGTCACCACGCATATCTGACGCCATTTTGTCGATTTCATCAAGCAAGAATAGTGGGTTTTTAACCCCAACTTTTGCCATTTTCTGGATTATTTTGCCTGGCATCGAACCAATATAAGTTCGTCGATGACCTCTAATTTCGGCTTCATCACGTACGCCACCTAGCGCCATTCGCACATAGTGACGACCTGTCGCTTTAGCAATAGACTGTCCTAATGAAGTTTTACCAACCCCTGGAGGACCGACCAAACATAAAATGGGTCCTTTTAATTGACGTACTCGCGACTGTACTGCTAAATACTCTAAAATACGTTCTTTAACTTTGTCTAAGCCGTAATGGTCGGTATTAAGAACCACTTCTGCCTTAGTTAAGTCTTTCTTAACCTTGCTGCGTTTTTTCCAGGGTACTGATAACATCCAGTCAATATAACTGCGTACCACGGTTGCTTCAGCCGACATCGGCGACATCATTTTAAGTTTTTGTAGTTCAGCTTCAGTTTTCTTTCTGCCCTCTGCGGTCATGCCAGAGTCTTTAATTTTTTGTGCCAGCTCTTCCATTTCATCTGGTGTGTCGTCTAACTCACCAATTTCTTTTTGAATCGCTTTCATTTGCTCATTGAGGTAATACTCACGTTGCGATTTTTCCATTTGCTTTTTAACCCGAGAACGGATTTTCTTTTCCATATGCAGCAAGTCAATTTCTGACTCCATCATGGTTAGCAAATATTCCAAACGCTCGTTGACCCCTTCTAGCTCAATGACTTTTTGCTTGTCTTCAAGGCTTAAGGTCATATGAGCGGCCATGGTGTCGGCTAAACGAGCTGCATCTTCAATGCCAGCAAGCGAAGTCAGAACCTCAGGCGGAATTTTTTTATTGAGCTTAATGTAAGCATCAAACTGGCTTACCGCGGTGCGAATTAAGACTTCCTGTTCCAAATCGTCGAGCGCCTGAGTCACAATATACTGAGCATCGGCACTGATTAGGTCGTCTTCATTATATAATTTATTGATCCGGGCACGTTGGTTACCTTCAACGAGTACTTTTACGGTACCGTCTGGCAATTTTAATAGTTGCAAGATAGTTGCAACTGTACCGACCTGATAAATTTCGTCTAATTCTGGTTCATCAACATCAGCATCTTTTTGCGCGACTAATAAAATTAATTTGTCTTGCTCCATTGCGGTCTCTAAGCAACGAATGGATTTTTCGCGCCCGACAAACAGTGGGATAACCATGTGGGGATACACGACAACGTCGCGTAAAGGTAGTACTGGGATATTGATGCGTTCTAAGCGCTCTAATGGCATAATTCGCCCTCTTACTTGGGATCGACAAACAGTTATCATTCTTATATTGGGATCAATAACTAAACTTCAATCGCCTTGGATAAAAATAGCTCATATTTATTATTTACAGCGCGGCACCGTTACACAAGTACTTTTTCATAAGTCACAAAAAAAAGACGCAAAAATGCGTCTTTTTTAATCAATTCAGGGTTTTTTGCTTAATTTATGGCTTTACGCCTAATTCTCGTAACCGTTCATCGAGGTAGCTGCCAGCAGTGTAACGCTCAGATAATACTACTTCAGGGTTCGGATGTAAGAATAATGGTAACGAAATACGCGACTTTTCGCTGCGCTCACCGCTCGGGTTAATCACGCGATGAATCGTTGATGGGAAATAACCACAAGAAGCTTCTTGCAACATATCACCAATGTTAATAATGATATTACCAAAATCACAAGGTACATCGACCCAAGTGCCATCTTTGGCGATAACTTGTAAACCAGGCTCATTGGCCGCAGGTAAAATTGTTAGCAAGTTAATATCACCGTGAGCGGCGGCTCTGATTGCGCCAGGCTCTTCAGCGCCCGTCATTGGCGGGTAATGTAAAATACGCAACAAGGTGCCATCGCTGTCTTGGATCATCGACGGCAACGATTGGCTGTAATTTTTAGCAATGTCGCTCGGAGTATGAGTTTCAACCCAACCCAATAACTCTTGTGCTAGTTCATTGGCTAACGCGTAATATTCCATGATTTGCGCTTGCAGGTGCTGTGGCATCTTGCCCCAAGGGTAAACATGAAAGTATTCTTTAATATCTTTAATGTTGTTGCCTTTGGCTACTTCAGAGACTGATGCTGGGAAAAAGCCATCTTGAGTTTTTGGATCAAACAAAAATTCATCTTTAGCATCGCTCAAAAAAAACTGATACCAAGACTCATAAATCGCCTCAACTTTTTCTTTGGCAATCGGGTGGTTGGTCAAAACTCCAAAACCGGTGTTATGCAAAGATTCAACAAAGCGCTCTGGCGCGTCGCTCGCGGTATAGTCAACAGTTAAAACGTTCATAGATTATTTTCTTATCTTAAGTTAATTAATCGATACCATCATCAGGTGACCAGCTCTAGTTAGCTTAGTGGCACTGGGATATTTTCGGTTAAATTGTACGTTTTGCTGAGGTAGATTTATATCACAGCCGATTAATATTAGCTGCCATTGTTATATTTTGCGGTGCCGATCACAATTATCTAACAAAACAAAAAAACCACCTTAACGGTGGCTTTGAATGCGTGTTGGACTGGTTTCAGTCTGTGTAAGGTTTACTTAATGCAAACCTTACAACAAATTGATTAACCGATATTAACTCGCGCATTACGGAACATCCGCATCCACGGGCTATCTTCTTGCCACTCGTCAGGACGCCATGAGTTGGCAACGGCTCTAAAGACTCGTTCAGGATGAGGCATCATAATGGTGACACGTCCATCGTTAGTCGTTAAGCCGGTAATGCCGGCAACCGAACCGTTCGGGTTCGCTGGGTATTGCTCAGTTACTTGGCCGTGGTTATCAACAAACTTCAACGCAACCGTGCCACTATTTAAAGCAGCGTCAATAGCTTGCTGATCTTTAAATTCAGCATGACCTTCGCCGTGAGATACCGCAATTGGCATCCGTGAACCTGCCATGCCATCAAAGAATACTGATGGGCTCTTTTGCACTTCAACCAAACTAAAGCGCGCTTCAAAACGCTCAGATTTGTTCTGCACAAAATGCGGCCACAAATCAGCACCAGGAATAAGCTCTTTTAGGTTAGACAACATCTGACAACCGTTACAGACACCTAACGAAAAGGTATCTTGACGGGTAAAGAAGTCACTAAATTGACTGCGCGCCAATTCGTTGAACAAAATTGATTTAGCCCAACCTTCGCCTGCACCTAATACGTCACCGTAAGAGAAACCACCACAAGCGACCAAACCATTAAATTGCTCTAATGATACTCGACCCGACAATATGTCAGACATGTGCACATCAATCGCGTTAAAGCCGGCGCGATTAAATGCCGCACCCATTTCAACATGCGAGTTAACACCCTGCTCTCGTAAAATAGCCATTTGCGGCTTAGCACCGGTTAATATAAACGGTGCCGCAACGTCTTTGTTTAAATCAAAGCTTAAATTAACGTTCAAGCCTGGATTATTATCATCAAGCTTGGTCGCTAGTTCTTGCTCAGCGCAGCTTGGGTTGTCACGCAGTTTTTGCATTTCATAACTGGTTGACGACCAAAGTTTGCGTAAATCACGACGATTAGCACTAAATACCGCTTGGCCATTAGCAACAATGGTCACCGCGTTATCAGCAGTAACAGTACCAATAACCTGACTAACGTCACTCAAGCCATGTTTGGCCAGCGCTTGATTAACCAAATCTAAATCAGCGGTTTTAACTTGAATCACTGCGCCAAGCTCTTCATTAAACAATTGAGCCAACAAATCTTTATCGCTGGTCAGTGCTAACTTAACCCCAGTATTACCAGCAAAGGCCATTTCAGTCACCGTGGTAAATAAGCCACCGTCTGAACGGTCATGGTAAGCCAGTAACTTGCCTTGAGCCAATAATGCCTGTACAGCATCGAACATGCCTTTGAGCAAAGCAGGACTGTCGACATCTGGCGTCTCTTTGCCAAGTTGCTTATAAACTTGTGCCAAGACACTGCCGCCTAAACGGTTTTGGCCTGCGCCTAAGTCAATCAGCAATAACACCGTATCACCTTGATCAGTACGTAGCTGTGGCGTTAGGGTATTACGAACATCGGTCACAACGGCAAAGGCGGTCATCACTAATGACAGTGGTGAGGTTACTGTTTTATCTTCACCGTCTTGCTGCCACTGAGTTTTCATCGACATTGAGTCTTTGCCCACTGGAATAGTGATGCCAAGGGCTGGACAAAGTTCTTCACCAATCGCCTTAACCGCTTCGTATAAACCCGCATCTTCGCCAGGGTGACCCGCAGCCGACATCCAGTTAGCTGACATTTGCAATTGGCTTAATTCGCCAATTTGCGCGCTCGCGATGTTAGTTATCGATTCTGCTACTGCCATTCGCGCTGATGCGCCAAAGTTTAACAATGCAATCGGGCTACGTTCGCCCATCGCCATTGCTTCACCGGCGTAAGTATCATAACTTGCCGCCGTTACCGCGCAGTTAGCGACAGGTACCTGCCATGGGCCAACCATTTGGTCACGCGCAACTAAACCAGTCACAGTACGGTCACCAATCGTGATTAAGAAACCCTTATCAGCAACGGTTGGTAAACTTAATACCCGCGTTACCGCATCATCAAGGCTAACATCGGTCAAATCTAATGCTTGACCAGCGGTGACTTGGGTTGTCGCATCGCGATGCATTTTAGGTGGCTTACCTAATAAAACATCAAGCGGCATATCGATTGGCTGATTGTCAAAGTGACTATCTGTTAACGACAAATGCGCTTCTTCAGTTGCTTCACCAACCACTGCAAACGGCGCACGTTCTCGCAAACAAATTGCTTCGAACTGTGCTAGTTTTTCGACTGGCACTGCCATAACATAACGTTCTTGTGATTCATTACACCAAATTTCGTGTGGCGCCATGCCTGGTTCATCGTTTGGTACGTTACGCAGTTCAAACTTACCACCACGACCACCGTCATTGACAAGTTCTGGGAATGCATTTGAAATACCACCCGCGCCAACGTCATGGATAAAGGCAATAGGATTGTCTTCGCCAAGCTGCCAACAACGGTCAATCACTTCCTGACAACGACGTTCTATTTCAGGGTTTTCACGTTGAACCGAAGCGAAATCGAGGTTTTCTGCTGACTGACCAGAAGCCATCGATGAAGCTGCGCCGCCACCAAGCCCAATATTCATCGCGGGTCCACCCAACACGATTAACTTAGCGCCAACAGGGATCTCACCTTTTTGCACGTGCTGGTCACGGATATTGCCCAGACCACCAGCGATCATGATTGGTTTGTGGTAACCACGAACTTCAAGGCCGTTATGTGACACAACTTGCTCTTCATACGTTCTAAAATAACCACAAATTGCGGGACGGCCAAATTCATTATTAAATGCCGCACCGCCCAATGGGCCTTCGGTCATAATATCAAGGGCCGAAACAATGCGACTAGGCTTGCCAAAATCTGTTTCCCACGGCTGCAGCGCCCCTGGAATGCGTAAATTAGAAACGGTATAACCGGTTAAGCCTGCTTTTGGCTTCGATCCACGCCCCGTTGCACCTTCATCACGAATTTCACCGCCATTGCCCGTTGCTGCGCCAGGAAATGGTGAAATGGCCGTTGGGTGGTTATGGGTTTCAACCTTCATTAAGATATGAATATCTTCTTGGTTGTATTCATATTCACAGGTTTCGGGATTAGGAAAGAAACGACCGGCTTTTGAACCCACCATCACTGACGCATTATCTTTATAAGCAGACAATACGTTTTCAGGATGGGTTTCATAGGTGTTTTTAATCATCTTAAATAATGATTTTGGTTGATCAACGCCGTCGATTGTCCAATCAGCGTTAAAGATCTTATGGCGACAGTGCTCTGAGTTCGCCTGAGCAAACATCATTAGTTCAATGTCATTAGGATTACGGTTTAGCTCGATAAACGCATCGACTAAATAGTCAATCTCATCATCGGCTAGGGCCAAGCCTAATTCGACGTTAGCTTTCACTAAGGCATCACGACCGCCGCTGAGAATATCGATCGCGGTCATTTCACTTGGAGTCGCGGTAACAAACAGTGCCTGAGCGTCTGTTAGTTCGCCACACACAACTTCCATCATGCGGTCATGAACTAATCCGCTGATTTGTTGCCATTGCTCAGCTGATAATTCACCTTCAATGTAATAAGCAATACCACGTTCAAGTCGTTTAACCTGAGTTAAACCACAGTTATTAGCTATGTCCGTCGCTTTAGAAGACCATGGCGAAATAGTGCCAGGGCGCGGAGTCACTAACAGCAGTTTACCCGCTGGCTGATGCTCGGTTATGGTTGGACCATAAGTGAGTAGTTTATTTAGCTTTTCCAATTCAGCAGCAGATAATTCTGCCGATAAATCAGCAAAATGAACAAATTCTGCGTAAA encodes:
- a CDS encoding SurA N-terminal domain-containing protein, whose translation is MLEKIRDGSQGIVAKSILGVVILSFALAGIGSYLGSSTAVPAAVVNGVEISSAELEQQFQQERSRLQNQFGEMFQAISSDDAYMARIRQGVLERLVADQLIEQMAQKMGLRVGNDEIKQAIVAMPEFQVDGQFDNDRYLSLIRRAGYRVEQFREKLRLDMTRQQLMTAVIGTDFVLENESLATATLEQQLRDIRYIELKTQDFNHDIDISEQQISDYYELNNGQFKTQELVSLQYVELKVADLMDQVSVNDDAIQAAYEENITQYQTDARRKVSHILIATSSDDAADKAKAQSVLDKLNAGAEFAQLAKELSDDSFSGENGGDLDWIEPGVMDPEFERAAFALTKGQVSPLVKSEFGYHVIKVTDLEPQTTTPLAQVTDAIRLQLEQAEAKELFYEAQQQLADLSFEIPESLDEAASSIGATVKETELFSRANVPATVNFAAVVTSAFSEAVLVDAVNSDVIEVTPEHHIVIRLKEHQPSEIKPQSDVSAQITSILAYQKSAELIKTTAQQFLASWNEGKEVADQAVSQQSALSRQSRDIDPAIVKAAFSLAKPADGKFANILVTTTNGQAIVSLTGVSEATDLTAQLPNVLTRLQRLQSDTNYRSFIQSLRLEGSVTYPAS
- a CDS encoding isopenicillin N synthase family oxygenase, which translates into the protein MNVLTVDYTASDAPERFVESLHNTGFGVLTNHPIAKEKVEAIYESWYQFFLSDAKDEFLFDPKTQDGFFPASVSEVAKGNNIKDIKEYFHVYPWGKMPQHLQAQIMEYYALANELAQELLGWVETHTPSDIAKNYSQSLPSMIQDSDGTLLRILHYPPMTGAEEPGAIRAAAHGDINLLTILPAANEPGLQVIAKDGTWVDVPCDFGNIIINIGDMLQEASCGYFPSTIHRVINPSGERSEKSRISLPLFLHPNPEVVLSERYTAGSYLDERLRELGVKP
- the lon gene encoding endopeptidase La; the encoded protein is MPLERLERINIPVLPLRDVVVYPHMVIPLFVGREKSIRCLETAMEQDKLILLVAQKDADVDEPELDEIYQVGTVATILQLLKLPDGTVKVLVEGNQRARINKLYNEDDLISADAQYIVTQALDDLEQEVLIRTAVSQFDAYIKLNKKIPPEVLTSLAGIEDAARLADTMAAHMTLSLEDKQKVIELEGVNERLEYLLTMMESEIDLLHMEKKIRSRVKKQMEKSQREYYLNEQMKAIQKEIGELDDTPDEMEELAQKIKDSGMTAEGRKKTEAELQKLKMMSPMSAEATVVRSYIDWMLSVPWKKRSKVKKDLTKAEVVLNTDHYGLDKVKERILEYLAVQSRVRQLKGPILCLVGPPGVGKTSLGQSIAKATGRHYVRMALGGVRDEAEIRGHRRTYIGSMPGKIIQKMAKVGVKNPLFLLDEIDKMASDMRGDPASALLEVLDPEQNNSFNDHYLEVDYDLSDVMFVATSNSMNIPGPLLDRMEVIRLSGYTEDEKLNIAIKHLLQKQIERNGLKSTEIEITESAIMGIIRYYTREAGVRSLEREISKICRKAVKRILLKKVTGKVIVDGENLNEFLGVQRFDYGKAGEKSQIGQVIGLAWTEVGGELLTIETASVIGKGKLNYTGSLGDVMKESIQAAMTVVRSRADKLRINSDFYEKRDIHVHVPEGATPKDGPSAGIAMCTALVSSLTGNPVRADVAMTGEITLRGEVLPIGGLKEKLLAAHRGGIKRVLIPFENERDLEEIPANVIGDLEIFPVRWIDEVLTLALEHDPQGFSVQSAQNTTEMQNK
- a CDS encoding HU family DNA-binding protein, coding for MNKSELIDQIASGADISKAAAGRALDSFIDAVTGALKEDDKVSLVGFGTFEVRQRAARTGRNPQTGAEIKIAAANVPAFKAGKALKDAVNS
- the purL gene encoding phosphoribosylformylglycinamidine synthase — protein: MEILRGAPALSEFRVNKLLATSNELALGVTNIYAEFVHFADLSAELSAAELEKLNKLLTYGPTITEHQPAGKLLLVTPRPGTISPWSSKATDIANNCGLTQVKRLERGIAYYIEGELSAEQWQQISGLVHDRMMEVVCGELTDAQALFVTATPSEMTAIDILSGGRDALVKANVELGLALADDEIDYLVDAFIELNRNPNDIELMMFAQANSEHCRHKIFNADWTIDGVDQPKSLFKMIKNTYETHPENVLSAYKDNASVMVGSKAGRFFPNPETCEYEYNQEDIHILMKVETHNHPTAISPFPGAATGNGGEIRDEGATGRGSKPKAGLTGYTVSNLRIPGALQPWETDFGKPSRIVSALDIMTEGPLGGAAFNNEFGRPAICGYFRTYEEQVVSHNGLEVRGYHKPIMIAGGLGNIRDQHVQKGEIPVGAKLIVLGGPAMNIGLGGGAASSMASGQSAENLDFASVQRENPEIERRCQEVIDRCWQLGEDNPIAFIHDVGAGGISNAFPELVNDGGRGGKFELRNVPNDEPGMAPHEIWCNESQERYVMAVPVEKLAQFEAICLRERAPFAVVGEATEEAHLSLTDSHFDNQPIDMPLDVLLGKPPKMHRDATTQVTAGQALDLTDVSLDDAVTRVLSLPTVADKGFLITIGDRTVTGLVARDQMVGPWQVPVANCAVTAASYDTYAGEAMAMGERSPIALLNFGASARMAVAESITNIASAQIGELSQLQMSANWMSAAGHPGEDAGLYEAVKAIGEELCPALGITIPVGKDSMSMKTQWQQDGEDKTVTSPLSLVMTAFAVVTDVRNTLTPQLRTDQGDTVLLLIDLGAGQNRLGGSVLAQVYKQLGKETPDVDSPALLKGMFDAVQALLAQGKLLAYHDRSDGGLFTTVTEMAFAGNTGVKLALTSDKDLLAQLFNEELGAVIQVKTADLDLVNQALAKHGLSDVSQVIGTVTADNAVTIVANGQAVFSANRRDLRKLWSSTSYEMQKLRDNPSCAEQELATKLDDNNPGLNVNLSFDLNKDVAAPFILTGAKPQMAILREQGVNSHVEMGAAFNRAGFNAIDVHMSDILSGRVSLEQFNGLVACGGFSYGDVLGAGEGWAKSILFNELARSQFSDFFTRQDTFSLGVCNGCQMLSNLKELIPGADLWPHFVQNKSERFEARFSLVEVQKSPSVFFDGMAGSRMPIAVSHGEGHAEFKDQQAIDAALNSGTVALKFVDNHGQVTEQYPANPNGSVAGITGLTTNDGRVTIMMPHPERVFRAVANSWRPDEWQEDSPWMRMFRNARVNIG